Proteins found in one Actinokineospora alba genomic segment:
- a CDS encoding M20 metallopeptidase family protein has product MNMPHDSRFSGLFQAAHALQPKTVSLRRQLHKHPEQGLLLPKTQAAVLHALEGLDLKIVKGNAVGSVVAVLRGARPGPTVLLRGDMDALPLTEDTGLEYASTEPGTMHACGHDTHTAMLASAARLLHARRDDLAGQVVFMFQPGEEGHHGARFMLDEGLLDVAGTPVEQALALHITSKELSGVIRCRPGPIMAGADSFHVKVTGRGGHASMPADALDPIPAAAAMVGALQTALTRRISVFEPAVITVAKITAGTTTNIIPETALLEGTLRTLSDQTRKTMVEEIVRVCEHVGAAHGCAVEAWVKPGYPVTVNDDAVADRVLAIAAEVLGPRYSTVQPNPLMGAEDFSYVLRQVPGAMAFLGGCPPDTEPADAAPNHSNRVHFDEAALAHGVTMYAAFALDALSG; this is encoded by the coding sequence ATGAATATGCCGCACGACTCGAGGTTCAGCGGCCTTTTCCAAGCCGCCCACGCGTTGCAACCTAAAACAGTCTCCCTGCGCAGGCAGCTCCACAAGCACCCCGAACAGGGGCTCTTGCTGCCGAAAACGCAAGCGGCAGTGTTGCACGCGTTGGAGGGTCTTGACCTCAAGATCGTGAAAGGAAACGCCGTCGGTTCGGTCGTGGCGGTCCTCCGCGGCGCCCGTCCGGGCCCCACCGTGCTCCTTCGCGGCGATATGGACGCGCTCCCGCTGACCGAGGACACGGGCCTGGAGTACGCCTCCACCGAGCCCGGAACCATGCACGCCTGCGGCCACGACACCCACACCGCGATGCTCGCGTCCGCCGCGCGGCTGCTCCACGCCCGCCGCGACGACCTCGCGGGCCAGGTCGTCTTCATGTTCCAACCGGGCGAAGAGGGCCACCACGGCGCCCGGTTCATGCTCGACGAGGGCCTGCTCGACGTCGCCGGCACCCCGGTCGAGCAGGCGCTCGCCCTGCACATCACGTCCAAGGAGCTCTCCGGGGTGATCCGGTGCAGGCCGGGCCCGATCATGGCGGGCGCCGACTCGTTCCACGTCAAGGTCACCGGCCGCGGCGGCCACGCCTCGATGCCCGCCGACGCGCTCGACCCGATCCCGGCTGCCGCGGCGATGGTCGGCGCCCTGCAGACAGCGTTGACCAGGCGGATCAGCGTGTTCGAGCCCGCCGTGATCACGGTCGCCAAGATCACCGCCGGGACCACGACGAACATCATCCCGGAGACCGCGCTGCTGGAGGGGACGCTGCGCACGCTGTCCGACCAGACCCGCAAGACGATGGTCGAGGAGATCGTCCGCGTCTGCGAGCACGTCGGCGCCGCGCACGGCTGCGCCGTCGAGGCGTGGGTGAAGCCGGGTTACCCGGTGACGGTCAACGATGACGCGGTCGCCGACCGCGTCCTCGCGATCGCCGCCGAGGTGCTGGGCCCGCGCTATTCCACGGTCCAGCCCAACCCGCTGATGGGGGCGGAGGACTTCTCCTACGTCCTGCGGCAGGTCCCCGGCGCGATGGCCTTCCTTGGCGGCTGCCCGCCCGACACCGAACCGGCCGACGCCGCGCCCAACCACTCCAACCGCGTCCACTTCGACGAAGCCGCCCTCGCCCACGGCGTGACGATGTACGCCGCCTTCGCGCTGGACGCGTTGTCGGGGTAG
- a CDS encoding YrhB domain-containing protein, which produces MLLQDAYETAQALLDAMVRPDSPDVVICSCTEFPNAWAFGYNTRRFLAHGELSACLVGGGPVVVPKSGKDAFLSASGSPVDTQIGHL; this is translated from the coding sequence ATGCTCTTGCAGGACGCCTACGAGACCGCCCAAGCGCTGCTGGACGCCATGGTGCGGCCGGATTCGCCGGATGTCGTCATCTGTTCGTGCACCGAGTTCCCGAACGCATGGGCGTTCGGGTACAACACGCGGCGGTTCTTGGCGCACGGGGAACTCTCAGCCTGCCTCGTGGGCGGCGGCCCCGTGGTGGTGCCGAAGTCGGGGAAAGATGCGTTTCTCAGCGCCTCGGGCAGCCCGGTCGACACTCAGATAGGGCACCTCTAG
- a CDS encoding nucleoside deaminase, with protein MVRAAITAARDAEATGDIPIGAVVFDPDGKVLASACNAREALGDPTAHAEILALRAAAAAFGDGWRLAGCTLAVTVEPCTMCAGALVLARIERVIFGAWEPKTGAVGSLWDVVRDRRLTHRPEVTGGVLEAECAALLEAFFASRR; from the coding sequence ATGGTGCGGGCGGCGATCACCGCCGCCCGCGACGCCGAGGCGACGGGTGACATCCCTATCGGCGCGGTGGTCTTCGACCCGGACGGCAAGGTCCTGGCGTCGGCGTGCAACGCCCGTGAAGCCCTCGGCGACCCGACAGCACACGCCGAGATCCTCGCGCTCCGGGCGGCCGCGGCGGCGTTCGGGGACGGCTGGCGGCTGGCCGGGTGCACGCTCGCGGTGACCGTGGAGCCGTGCACCATGTGCGCCGGGGCGCTGGTTCTGGCACGTATCGAACGGGTGATTTTCGGGGCCTGGGAGCCGAAGACGGGGGCTGTCGGTTCCCTCTGGGACGTCGTGCGCGACCGCAGGCTCACGCACCGTCCGGAGGTCACGGGCGGTGTTCTGGAGGCCGAGTGCGCGGCGTTGTTGGAGGCTTTCTTCGCCTCCCGGCGATGA
- a CDS encoding tRNA adenosine deaminase-associated protein has protein sequence MSEQEPVTGFGVTVVREDGKWRCDPMDASSLRELDAAITELRKARSTGAVFGLLAIDDEFFLLLRPSPGGVSLLLSDAAAALDYDIAADALDLLRIDPPEDEDEVWPEGSLDILADLGLPAAEMQVIIDEIDLYPDEQLQMIAQRLGFADEYAKHLDTILQ, from the coding sequence ATGTCGGAGCAGGAGCCGGTAACGGGCTTCGGAGTGACGGTCGTCCGTGAGGACGGCAAATGGCGCTGCGACCCGATGGACGCCTCGTCGCTGCGCGAGCTGGACGCGGCGATCACCGAGCTGCGCAAGGCGCGGTCGACCGGCGCGGTGTTCGGTCTCCTCGCCATCGACGACGAGTTCTTCCTGCTGCTGCGCCCCAGCCCCGGCGGGGTGTCGCTGCTGCTGTCGGACGCCGCCGCCGCGCTGGACTACGACATCGCCGCCGATGCCCTGGACCTGCTGCGGATCGATCCGCCGGAGGACGAGGACGAGGTCTGGCCGGAGGGGTCGCTCGACATCCTCGCCGACCTGGGCCTGCCCGCCGCCGAGATGCAGGTGATCATCGACGAGATCGACCTGTACCCGGACGAGCAGCTGCAGATGATCGCCCAGCGCCTGGGCTTCGCCGACGAGTACGCGAAGCACCTCGACACCATCCTGCAGTGA
- a CDS encoding CsbD family protein, with protein MSVFDKAKDKAEQALGQAKEKLGQKTDNEDLEASGKADQAEGSIKEAGHDLRDKAGAAFEDAKDKLRRD; from the coding sequence ATGAGTGTGTTCGACAAGGCCAAGGACAAGGCTGAGCAGGCACTGGGTCAGGCCAAGGAGAAGCTGGGCCAGAAGACTGACAACGAGGACCTCGAAGCCTCGGGCAAGGCCGACCAGGCTGAGGGCAGCATCAAGGAAGCGGGCCACGACCTGCGCGACAAGGCGGGCGCCGCCTTCGAGGACGCCAAGGACAAGCTGCGGCGCGACTGA